The following are encoded in a window of Thermococcus sp. MV5 genomic DNA:
- a CDS encoding heparan-alpha-glucosaminide N-acetyltransferase → MFGSEIYSKRFWEVDFARGIALVMMLISNFVTDLQFFLGYSEHKLFWKFFAYATAFLFVSISGLSLWISYSRGGKNYKKYLLRFGKLFGLGVLITFTTYVLLERGTIYFGILHFLGVASLLIIPFYRLGWKNLLIAPIFILGKEITQSITTATLLLLPLGIMPQDFFTLDYFPIFPWFGVFLLGTGIGALFYPKGFRRIEIKTPNNPLIDFICFIGRNTLKIYILHQPVFVGLLFLLYGGLPNLGV, encoded by the coding sequence ATGTTTGGTAGCGAAATCTACTCAAAACGGTTTTGGGAGGTTGACTTTGCAAGAGGAATAGCATTAGTCATGATGCTTATCTCAAATTTCGTAACGGACCTCCAATTCTTTCTTGGCTATTCGGAACACAAACTTTTTTGGAAATTCTTCGCATACGCAACTGCATTTCTATTTGTATCGATTTCTGGTCTCTCTTTATGGATAAGCTATTCAAGGGGAGGAAAAAATTATAAAAAGTATTTACTGAGATTCGGAAAGCTCTTTGGACTCGGGGTCTTAATAACCTTCACCACATACGTTCTTTTAGAGAGGGGAACGATATATTTTGGTATCCTTCACTTCCTTGGGGTTGCGAGTTTGCTAATAATTCCATTCTATCGCTTAGGGTGGAAAAACCTTCTCATAGCGCCGATATTTATACTGGGAAAAGAAATCACCCAGAGTATAACCACAGCAACACTCTTATTGCTCCCCTTAGGAATAATGCCTCAAGACTTTTTCACCCTAGATTACTTCCCAATTTTTCCCTGGTTTGGTGTCTTTTTACTTGGTACTGGGATAGGAGCTTTGTTCTATCCAAAGGGATTCAGAAGAATAGAGATAAAAACCCCAAACAATCCTCTTATAGATTTCATATGCTTCATCGGGAGGAACACACTAAAGATCTACATTCTCCACCAACCGGTATTTGTGGGGCTGCTTTTCCTACTTTATGGAGGACTCCCTAACCTAGGAGTGTGA